The Clostridium cylindrosporum DSM 605 genome includes the window ACATAATATCTTTCCCCTGACTTTGTTGCTATAATACTTCTTATTAAGTTAGTACCATTTTCATTTATAACTTTTATAGGAAGTGCTCTTCCATCTTTTCCTGTTAGCCTCTTTATAATATCTAATGAAACACTCTCTACTTCTTTTTTTGTTTTAGGTGTGTTTGTAAGATTTTTTATACCACTTGATATATTTTCTTTTACTGTATATGCGTCTTTAAAAATATCCTTTATAGCTCTTTTATTTACATCTATTATATATTCTTCATCTGTACTTAGCTTAAAATCTAATATATATTTATTCCCATAGCCAACATATAGTGGGAGAATTGCATCGCTTTTTCTTAAAATATTTACTGCTTCTTTTTTATTTATTTTTTTTCCTACTTCTTCTTCAAATATAGCATTAGACCAGCTTATATCAAATGATAGTAACTTCATATCCTCTGAATCTACAGATATACTCCCACCCTCTTCAACAACTTCGATGTTATTATGTAATCTTTGCAATTTAAAATTAAGTATATTATTGTGATTATTTTTTGTTAGTATTATGTTTATATCATTTATCTTATCAGCCTCATATTTTTTTAAGAATTCATTAATCAGTTTTTTAGATTCATTTACATTAATTGAACTATTTTTACTAACACTTTCAGTTTTAGAAGGTGAATATGCACTTTTTATGCTACCATACTTATCTATCTTTACCTTATACCTTCCACCCTTATCTCCATTTACATCTACTGTTATTTCAAATATCCCATCTGCCTTTTCTTCTACTTTTACTGGAGTATCATTTGAAATATTAGCTTTAAAATAATCTTCTAAAACTTCTCGAGATATTTTCTCAGCATCTTGTTTACTGATCAAATCTTTTTTATTATTTTTTTCATTTTTAAATATAGTATTTGCTGATTCACTAATAGACTTTTTAGCCTTCTCTACCTTAACCTGATTATTTAGTTGAGTATAATCCTGCTTTCCCCTTAACATTGCACCTATAGATTCTTCTGCATATCCAAGAGATGAGGGAATTATAGTTAATATTAATGCCGTACCTATAGCTAGGGGTATTATCTTTTTCTTTTTACTCATATCCATAGCTCCTTCACGATTTTGTAAGTACAATTATATATTAATAACAAATGATTTATAACTAAAATCGTAAGACTAATTAGTTCATAGAACATCGGTGATTTACAAACTTTATCATGATACTTCAAACTCACTTAGCAATATAGTATATATTTAATTTTACTGTCTAAAATTAAGTGTACTTTTAAAGTTGAAAACATCAGATAAAGGTGTTTTTGTAAGTTATCTTAGAATATTTTAAAAATAAATTAATTTATTTTTCTAAATGCAAAAAAAGATGACACATTATGCATCATCTTTTAAACATATCTTATTTAACAGTATTAATAAGATATCCTATGTTTTCTA containing:
- a CDS encoding YcdB/YcdC domain-containing protein; amino-acid sequence: MSKKKKIIPLAIGTALILTIIPSSLGYAEESIGAMLRGKQDYTQLNNQVKVEKAKKSISESANTIFKNEKNNKKDLISKQDAEKISREVLEDYFKANISNDTPVKVEEKADGIFEITVDVNGDKGGRYKVKIDKYGSIKSAYSPSKTESVSKNSSINVNESKKLINEFLKKYEADKINDINIILTKNNHNNILNFKLQRLHNNIEVVEEGGSISVDSEDMKLLSFDISWSNAIFEEEVGKKINKKEAVNILRKSDAILPLYVGYGNKYILDFKLSTDEEYIIDVNKRAIKDIFKDAYTVKENISSGIKNLTNTPKTKKEVESVSLDIIKRLTGKDGRALPIKVINENGTNLIRSIIATKSGERYYVEYDAKSFEVLNIYKYGYETVERGNFKPIEFKDAYKKAITAMALIYNKELKNINLNQNEYELSDSRVYSFNFNRVYNDIDVKDQYISVNVDAITGEILSVFIEWNKNSKFDDANKKTVENKREKYLESLEGEHVYINENGRGKLYYVLKNKSY